A section of the Triticum dicoccoides isolate Atlit2015 ecotype Zavitan chromosome 7A, WEW_v2.0, whole genome shotgun sequence genome encodes:
- the LOC119333015 gene encoding probable indole-3-pyruvate monooxygenase YUCCA11 — translation MENVVVLIVGAGPAGLATAACLGQFSIPYVIVERESCNASLWRNRAYDRLKLHLAKEFCKSYSGMNALVVGSGNSGMEIAYDLAAHGANTSVVIRSPIHVMTKELIRLGMTLARRLPLNLVDKLLVMAANLIFGDLSRYGIRRPKMGPMIVKSKTGRSAVIDVGTVGLIKKGIIKVQGSISKIMGDIVEFQCSKKISFDVIVFATGYKSTANIWLKNGESMLNGNGLPIEEYPNHWKGENGLYCAGLGRRGLAGIAADAKNIANDIKSVIGAMSD, via the exons ATGGAGAATGTTGTAGTGTTGATTGTTGGCGCTGGGCCAGCAGGCCTTGCAACAGCAGCATGCCTTGGCCAATTCTCAATTCCCTATGTCATTGTCGAGCGTGAAAGTTGCAACGCGTCGCTTTGGCGCAACCGCGCCTACGATCGCCTCAAGCTGCATCTTGCAAAGGAGTTCT GCAAGAGCTACTCTGGCATGAATGCATTGGTCGTTGGATCTGGCAACTCTGGAATGGAAATTGCTTATGACCTTGCGGCCCATGGTGCCAATACTTCAGTTGTTATACGAAGCCCG ATTCATGTAATGACAAAGGAATTAATCCGGTTGGGGATGACACTTGCTCGCCGCCTTCCACTGAATCTAGTGGATAAACTCCTTGTGATGGCGGCAAATTTAATATTTGGAGACCTATCGAGGTATGGCATCAGAAGGCCAAAAATGGGTCCAATGATCGTCAAGTCAAAAACCGGCCGATCCGCTGTTATTGATGTTGGCACTGTTGGGTTAATCAAAAAAGGTATCATCAAA GTACAGGGGAGCATTAGTAAGATCATGGGCGATATAGTTGAATTTCAATGCAGTAAAAAGATATCATTTGACGTGATTGTGTTTGCAACTGGATACAAAAGCACAGCAAATATATGGCTCAAG AATGGTGAGAGCATGTTAAATGGCAATGGACTGCCCATCGAAGAATATCCAAATCATTGGAAAGGTGAAAATGGGCTCTATTGTGCTGGGTTAGGAAGGAGAGGATTGGCTGGTATTGCAGCAGATGCCAAGAATATTGCCAATGACATCAAATCAGTGATAGGCGCTATGTCCGACTAG